A window of Haliscomenobacter hydrossis DSM 1100 contains these coding sequences:
- a CDS encoding M20 metallopeptidase family protein: MTLKEKIQQLAQTHHPEIVALRRHIHQNPELSFEEHETGKYVASQLSAWGIAHQTGIAGTGLVALIEGRNPGKNTVALRADMDALPILEANEVPYKSQKPGIMHACGHDVHTASLLGAAKILHSTRDDWEGTVKLIFQPAEERLPGGASLMIKEGVLRNPSPASIVGQHVHPPLAAGKVGFRPGRYMGSCDELYITITGKGGHGAMPHDCIDPILMAAHMITALQQIVSRNNDPTMPTVLTFGKINSTGGATNIIPNEVKMEGTFRTMDETWRREAHRRMKHLAEHLIEGMGGKIDFFIDVGYPCLLNDEPLTLRMRQYAEDYLGSENVVDLPVRLTAEDFSYYSQELPACFYRLGTGNVAKGITSPVHSDTFDIDEEALKVGAGLMAWLAVEELKGF; this comes from the coding sequence ATGACGCTGAAGGAAAAAATCCAACAACTTGCCCAAACCCATCACCCGGAAATTGTGGCCCTGCGCCGCCATATCCACCAAAACCCGGAACTCTCTTTTGAAGAACACGAAACCGGAAAATATGTAGCCTCCCAGCTTAGCGCCTGGGGCATTGCCCACCAAACGGGTATTGCGGGCACCGGCCTGGTGGCCCTCATCGAAGGGCGCAACCCTGGCAAAAACACCGTGGCCCTGCGCGCCGACATGGACGCCCTGCCCATTCTGGAAGCCAATGAGGTGCCCTACAAATCACAAAAACCCGGCATCATGCACGCCTGCGGGCACGACGTCCACACCGCCTCTTTGCTCGGTGCCGCCAAAATCCTGCACAGCACCCGCGATGATTGGGAAGGTACAGTAAAACTCATCTTCCAACCCGCTGAAGAGCGCCTGCCTGGTGGGGCATCGCTGATGATCAAAGAGGGCGTTCTGCGCAATCCCAGTCCCGCTTCCATTGTAGGCCAACACGTGCACCCGCCCCTGGCGGCTGGAAAAGTTGGCTTTCGCCCCGGACGTTACATGGGCTCCTGCGACGAACTGTACATCACCATCACCGGCAAAGGTGGGCACGGGGCCATGCCCCACGACTGTATCGATCCCATCCTCATGGCCGCGCACATGATCACGGCGCTGCAACAAATTGTGAGCCGCAACAACGACCCCACCATGCCTACAGTGTTGACTTTTGGCAAAATCAACTCCACGGGTGGTGCAACCAACATCATTCCCAACGAAGTAAAAATGGAAGGCACTTTCCGCACCATGGACGAAACCTGGCGCCGGGAAGCCCACCGCCGCATGAAACACCTCGCTGAACACCTCATCGAAGGCATGGGCGGCAAAATCGATTTCTTTATCGATGTGGGTTATCCCTGCTTGCTCAATGATGAACCTTTGACCCTGCGCATGCGCCAATACGCGGAAGACTACCTGGGCAGCGAGAATGTGGTCGACCTCCCCGTACGACTCACCGCCGAAGACTTTTCGTACTACTCCCAGGAACTTCCGGCTTGTTTTTACCGCCTGGGCACGGGCAATGTGGCCAAAGGCATTACCTCTCCCGTGCATTCAGATACCTTCGACATTGATGAAGAGGCGCTGAAAGTGGGCGCGGGTTTGATGGCGTGGTTGGCGGTGGAGGAGTTGAAGGGGTTTTAG